The following proteins are co-located in the Flectobacillus major DSM 103 genome:
- a CDS encoding tetratricopeptide repeat protein, with amino-acid sequence MEWLVLFFFLPFVLTLMFFNWLEEKFISFKNKEKLEEGEAMLHEKKYAQAKAFFSEKLKRFPKSAKAYLLRTKANLFLENYYSALYDIEQSISFDNTVAEAYVLKGKILYKLDEFDKAFLEFDKADWHYRSENPIALRWRGMARFQIGQTDNAIEDFRRAVELGDEDAEYILRTQFEYIKR; translated from the coding sequence ATGGAATGGTTAGTTTTGTTTTTCTTTTTACCCTTTGTACTTACTTTGATGTTTTTTAACTGGCTTGAAGAAAAGTTTATCAGTTTCAAAAACAAAGAAAAACTGGAGGAAGGTGAAGCTATGCTTCATGAGAAAAAGTACGCTCAGGCGAAGGCTTTTTTTTCGGAAAAACTCAAACGTTTTCCCAAGTCGGCCAAAGCGTATTTGCTTCGTACAAAAGCCAACCTCTTTTTGGAAAATTACTATTCGGCTCTCTATGATATTGAGCAGTCGATTAGCTTTGACAATACTGTTGCCGAAGCGTATGTGCTAAAGGGAAAAATCTTGTATAAATTAGACGAATTTGACAAAGCTTTTTTAGAGTTTGACAAAGCAGATTGGCACTACAGAAGCGAAAACCCTATTGCTCTGAGATGGCGTGGTATGGCAAGGTTTCAAATCGGACAAACCGATAATGCTATCGAAGATTTTAGGCGTGCCGTAGAACTTGGCGATGAAGATGCTGAATACATTTTAAGAACTCAGTTTGAATACATCAAAAGGTAA
- a CDS encoding APC family permease, with translation MTKLTPQIGLRAAIILVVSVIVGSGVFKKIAPMASELGSPLLIILCWVLAGLISLAGALSTAEMASMYPDSGGEYNYFQKIYGRFFAFLYGWGNFTVVKTASIAALAYIFAQSFSSLIPLPDVGIHFWVLGKDLLENFSIKLLASLLIVILSYLNFRGLSVAEQLSTWLTYIMFVAVAIFIVYGFFSTAGNWDNLTQKSTTFSTKKLAGWSIVKAMALASLGAFWGYEGWNHIGYIGEEIKNPQKNLPVALGVGTGLVILIYVLLNTVFAYILPIDFFIQLNEQPNKIAAVEVANKLWGNGGMLFIACLIVLTTLNATSSTILMSARLFYAMGRDNLFFRKAASVHPVYQTPDMAILIQGIWSIMLIWSGSFDQLTDMLVFSSFIFYGSTALGVIILRIKSPEIERKYKVVGYPYIPAFFVLFCVSLLAITIVSQPYEALLGLGLIATGVPFYWFWEQKK, from the coding sequence ATGACAAAACTCACTCCCCAAATTGGGCTTCGGGCGGCTATTATTCTGGTAGTTAGTGTAATTGTTGGCTCGGGGGTATTCAAGAAGATAGCACCAATGGCCAGCGAGCTTGGCTCGCCTTTACTTATTATTTTATGTTGGGTTTTGGCAGGACTGATTAGTTTGGCAGGGGCTTTGTCGACGGCCGAAATGGCCAGTATGTATCCAGATTCGGGAGGAGAATACAATTATTTCCAAAAAATATATGGGCGTTTTTTTGCCTTTTTATATGGTTGGGGCAATTTCACAGTTGTAAAAACAGCCTCTATTGCTGCTCTTGCTTATATTTTTGCCCAATCGTTTAGTAGCCTTATCCCTTTGCCCGATGTTGGTATTCATTTTTGGGTATTGGGAAAAGACCTTCTCGAAAACTTTTCTATCAAACTTTTGGCCTCTTTGTTGATTGTAATACTTAGCTACCTAAACTTTAGAGGCTTGTCGGTAGCCGAACAACTAAGTACATGGCTCACCTATATAATGTTTGTGGCAGTAGCTATTTTTATTGTATATGGTTTTTTTTCGACAGCAGGCAATTGGGATAATCTTACGCAAAAAAGTACCACATTTTCAACCAAAAAACTGGCAGGATGGTCGATTGTCAAAGCAATGGCCTTGGCAAGTTTGGGGGCGTTTTGGGGTTATGAAGGCTGGAATCATATTGGATACATCGGCGAAGAAATCAAAAATCCTCAGAAAAACTTACCCGTAGCTTTGGGTGTAGGCACAGGCTTGGTGATTTTGATTTATGTACTATTAAATACCGTTTTTGCTTATATTCTACCAATTGATTTCTTTATTCAACTCAACGAGCAACCCAACAAAATTGCAGCCGTAGAAGTAGCCAATAAGCTATGGGGTAATGGAGGTATGTTATTTATTGCCTGTTTGATTGTGTTAACAACCCTCAATGCTACCAGCAGTACAATTCTGATGTCGGCTAGATTATTTTATGCTATGGGGCGCGACAACCTTTTTTTTAGGAAAGCTGCTTCTGTTCATCCTGTGTATCAGACCCCCGATATGGCTATCTTGATTCAAGGAATTTGGTCGATTATGCTTATTTGGTCGGGGAGTTTCGATCAGCTTACAGATATGTTGGTCTTTTCGTCCTTTATTTTTTATGGAAGTACAGCTTTGGGGGTTATTATATTGCGAATCAAAAGCCCCGAAATAGAAAGAAAATACAAAGTTGTGGGGTATCCGTATATTCCAGCTTTTTTTGTACTTTTTTGTGTTTCGTTATTGGCGATTACGATTGTCAGTCAGCCTTATGAGGCACTATTGGGTTTAGGACTTATTGCTACAGGAGTTCCTTTTTATTGGTTTTGGGAGCAAAAAAAGTAA
- a CDS encoding mandelate racemase/muconate lactonizing enzyme family protein, protein MKISAVRTYLKKLPLTKPYTIAYNTFSDVELVFLEITLANGIVGIGSASPAEEVVGETSSQTFLNLQSDFVNNLVGRDIRHFQQIIFEVHQHFAWLPGTQAAVDIALHDAFAKFLGISVVDFYGQKIEALPTSVTIGIMNVADTLEEAHNFEQLGFKVLKVKTGNNLDEDIERIYKLDELYRNTLKIRVDANQGYSLDELKLFLKAIEKLDIELIEQPLLVGKEAELLALSLAERTMLVGDESMKNAQYALAFSQEPRPFGIYNIKLMKCGGILGALEIATIAKNANIELFWGCNDESIVSITAALHVAYSCANTRYIDLDGSFDLAEDLVTGGFSLHNGLMKINHKAGFGFDLI, encoded by the coding sequence ATGAAGATATCGGCTGTCAGAACGTATTTGAAAAAACTCCCTCTTACAAAGCCCTATACCATTGCCTACAATACTTTCTCGGATGTAGAGTTGGTTTTTTTAGAAATAACCCTCGCCAATGGTATCGTGGGGATAGGTTCGGCTAGCCCTGCCGAGGAGGTTGTAGGCGAAACCTCGTCCCAAACTTTCTTGAACCTACAATCTGATTTTGTCAATAATTTGGTAGGACGAGATATTCGGCATTTTCAGCAAATTATTTTTGAGGTGCATCAGCATTTTGCTTGGTTGCCCGGCACACAGGCCGCCGTTGATATTGCCCTGCACGATGCTTTTGCTAAGTTTTTGGGTATATCGGTGGTTGATTTTTATGGACAAAAAATAGAAGCCCTTCCTACATCGGTGACCATTGGTATCATGAATGTAGCCGATACTCTTGAAGAAGCCCACAATTTTGAACAACTTGGGTTCAAGGTTTTGAAAGTAAAAACAGGAAATAATTTAGACGAAGATATAGAGCGTATTTATAAGTTAGACGAATTGTATCGGAATACCTTGAAAATCAGGGTGGATGCCAATCAAGGGTATTCATTGGATGAACTCAAACTATTTTTGAAAGCCATAGAAAAACTTGATATTGAGCTAATAGAACAGCCATTGCTGGTGGGTAAGGAAGCAGAATTATTAGCACTTAGCTTGGCCGAGCGAACCATGTTAGTGGGCGATGAATCGATGAAAAATGCTCAATATGCCTTGGCATTTAGCCAAGAACCCCGCCCATTCGGTATTTATAATATCAAGCTGATGAAATGCGGAGGTATTTTGGGAGCATTAGAAATAGCCACTATTGCCAAAAATGCCAATATTGAGCTATTTTGGGGTTGTAACGACGAAAGTATTGTAAGTATAACGGCAGCCTTGCATGTTGCCTATAGCTGTGCAAATACACGGTATATTGATTTGGATGGTAGCTTTGACTTAGCCGAAGATTTGGTAACAGGAGGCTTTAGTCTTCACAATGGTTTAATGAAAATTAATCATAAAGCAGGTTTTGGCTTTGACCTAATATGA